A part of Kitasatospora acidiphila genomic DNA contains:
- a CDS encoding MFS transporter codes for MPSSPRPLRRARVGIAAVFAVHGAVAGTFASRIPALQGADHLSAGQLGLALVMPALGASLAMPLAGRITHRLGSKAALRLLLALWCLALIPPAVAPGLPSLCLALAAYGAAAGMADVTMNAIGVEVESRMGRAIMSGLHGMWSFGGLVAAAGGALAARQHLGPRPHLLPAAVVLLAIGQLACTRVLDVRPEPEAEAPPRFSLPPRSAVVIGLVGFCAVFAEGAGMDWSGVYLRDVTHAAPGMAAMAYTAFACTMAVARLAGDAVVRRLGPVRAVRAGGAVAAAGGVLVVAATGPAVAIPGFALIGIGIAVVVPLAFAAAGHAGPNPSQAIAGVATVTYTSGLVAPAIVGSVAQGSSLRVSFALVTALVAMLVLAAGALRSGAGAAGGAGQAQAQERAGV; via the coding sequence ATGCCATCCAGCCCACGCCCGCTGCGCCGAGCCAGGGTGGGCATCGCCGCCGTCTTCGCCGTCCACGGCGCGGTGGCGGGCACCTTCGCCAGCCGGATCCCGGCGCTGCAGGGCGCGGATCACCTGTCGGCCGGTCAGCTCGGCCTGGCGCTGGTGATGCCCGCGCTCGGCGCCTCGCTGGCGATGCCGCTGGCCGGCCGGATCACGCACCGGCTCGGTTCCAAGGCGGCGCTGCGGCTGCTGCTGGCGCTCTGGTGCCTGGCGCTGATCCCGCCCGCGGTGGCGCCGGGGCTCCCGTCGCTCTGCCTGGCCCTGGCGGCCTACGGCGCGGCCGCCGGAATGGCCGACGTCACCATGAACGCCATCGGGGTCGAGGTGGAGAGCCGGATGGGCCGGGCGATCATGTCCGGGCTGCACGGCATGTGGAGCTTCGGCGGACTGGTCGCCGCCGCCGGCGGGGCGCTGGCGGCCCGTCAGCACCTGGGGCCGCGCCCGCACCTGCTGCCGGCCGCCGTGGTGCTGCTGGCGATCGGGCAGCTGGCCTGCACCCGGGTGCTGGACGTGCGGCCGGAGCCGGAGGCCGAGGCGCCGCCGCGGTTCTCGCTGCCGCCGCGCTCGGCGGTGGTGATCGGACTGGTCGGGTTCTGCGCGGTGTTCGCCGAGGGAGCCGGGATGGACTGGTCGGGCGTCTACCTGCGCGATGTCACCCATGCGGCGCCGGGCATGGCGGCGATGGCCTACACCGCGTTCGCCTGCACCATGGCCGTCGCCCGGCTGGCCGGCGACGCGGTGGTGCGACGGCTCGGACCGGTGCGCGCGGTGCGGGCCGGCGGCGCGGTGGCCGCGGCCGGCGGGGTGCTGGTGGTGGCCGCGACCGGCCCGGCGGTGGCGATCCCGGGGTTCGCGCTGATCGGCATCGGCATCGCCGTCGTGGTCCCGCTCGCCTTCGCAGCGGCCGGCCACGCCGGGCCCAACCCGAGCCAGGCGATCGCCGGGGTGGCCACGGTCACCTACACCTCCGGGCTGGTGGCGCCGGCGATCGTGGGCAGCGTGGCGCAGGGCAGTTCGCTGCGGGTCTCGTTCGCGCTGGTGACGGCGCTGGTGGCGATGCTGGTCCTGGCGGCGGGAGCACTGCGATCGGGCGCGGGGGCGGCGGGCGGCGCCGGCCAGGCCCAGGCCCAGGAGCGGGCGGGGGTCTGA
- a CDS encoding ATP-binding SpoIIE family protein phosphatase codes for MDTPAPHIDPARLNGHRLVPLATALLDADGVVLHWSEDAERLLGWSADEIVGQRAAPLLTTEQQRGAAMGLYERVLGGRRWSGVFPVRHKDGHEVRLELRTYGISGPGGRPLVLATGTDVQAVQQVEANLAVLDGFFTQSPIGLAVYDTELRFVRLNEALARFNGLPVADHLGHRINVVLPGINATEVEAVMRHVLLTGEPVLDARSHGRTPGDPGHDHAWSASYFRLADPAGRVLGVSSSIIDVTERFQAEARAARAQERLTLLAQANARIGTTLDMQRTAEELIAAVVPRFADFATVDLLDPILQGEEPGVLAPDQGVLLRAVAAGEAYEDALTQAADAIGETTAYESSRVYTKSLRSGRTLYVPHMDEAKLRTIAARQERVEPALAAGLHSYLLVPLLARGMVLGGAEFIRARNPVPFGEADVALAEELVARTAVSIDNARLYRRERDTALTLQRSLLPQEIHRTLGLEIAYRYLPSSVVSEVGGDWFDVVPLSCGRVALVVGDVMGHGIRAAATMGQLRTVARTLATLDMPPAQVLARLDETANGIGEGQFATCVCAVYDPVDRSCTVASAGHLPPVVMGPSGEARVLETPPGVPLGVGGAVFENTEFGLPEGGILALYTDGLVERRGADIDEGIDQLCATLAARGRTLEAHSDAVISALVRDGSEDDVAMIMARALPVPRDRIATLPLTGEGPIPAAARRFTRGALTAWGLTPLADFAELLVSELVTNALVHGGEPLRLRLFRDRTLTLEVGDTGRQQPRLRPAGSEDEGGRGMYLVNELAHRWGSRPTKDGKVVWAELELPLGS; via the coding sequence ATGGACACACCAGCACCGCACATCGACCCCGCCCGCCTGAACGGCCACCGCCTGGTCCCGCTCGCCACCGCCCTGCTCGACGCCGACGGCGTGGTGCTGCACTGGAGTGAGGACGCCGAACGGCTGCTCGGCTGGTCGGCGGACGAGATCGTCGGGCAGCGTGCGGCTCCGCTGCTCACCACCGAGCAGCAGCGCGGCGCGGCGATGGGTCTCTACGAGCGGGTGCTCGGCGGCCGCCGCTGGTCCGGGGTCTTCCCGGTCCGGCACAAGGACGGCCATGAAGTCCGGCTGGAGCTGCGCACCTACGGCATCAGCGGCCCGGGCGGCCGCCCGCTGGTGCTGGCCACCGGCACCGACGTGCAAGCCGTCCAGCAGGTCGAGGCCAACCTCGCCGTGCTGGACGGCTTCTTCACCCAGTCCCCGATCGGCCTGGCCGTCTACGACACCGAGTTGCGCTTCGTCCGGCTCAACGAAGCGCTCGCCCGGTTCAACGGCCTGCCGGTCGCCGACCACCTCGGCCACCGGATCAACGTCGTACTGCCCGGCATCAACGCCACCGAGGTCGAGGCCGTGATGCGCCACGTGCTGCTCACCGGTGAGCCGGTGCTGGACGCCCGCTCGCACGGCCGCACCCCGGGAGACCCCGGCCACGACCACGCCTGGTCGGCCTCCTACTTCCGGCTCGCCGACCCGGCCGGGCGGGTGCTCGGCGTCAGCTCCTCGATCATCGACGTCACCGAGCGGTTCCAGGCCGAGGCCCGCGCCGCCCGCGCCCAGGAGCGGCTCACCCTGCTGGCCCAGGCCAACGCCCGGATCGGCACCACGCTGGACATGCAGCGGACCGCCGAGGAGCTGATCGCCGCAGTCGTGCCGCGGTTCGCCGACTTCGCCACCGTCGACCTGCTCGACCCGATCCTGCAGGGCGAGGAACCCGGCGTGCTGGCGCCCGACCAGGGCGTGCTGCTGCGCGCGGTGGCGGCCGGCGAGGCGTACGAGGACGCGCTCACCCAAGCCGCCGACGCCATCGGCGAGACCACCGCCTACGAATCCAGCCGGGTGTACACCAAGAGCCTGCGCAGCGGCCGCACGCTCTACGTCCCCCACATGGACGAGGCCAAGCTGCGGACCATCGCGGCCCGCCAGGAGCGGGTCGAACCCGCGCTCGCCGCCGGCCTGCACTCCTACCTGCTGGTCCCGCTGCTGGCCCGCGGCATGGTGCTGGGCGGCGCCGAGTTCATCCGCGCCCGCAACCCGGTGCCGTTCGGCGAGGCCGATGTGGCGCTGGCCGAGGAGCTGGTCGCCCGCACCGCCGTCAGCATCGACAACGCCCGGCTCTACCGGCGGGAGCGGGACACCGCGCTCACCCTGCAGCGCAGCCTGCTGCCGCAGGAGATCCACCGCACCCTCGGCCTGGAGATCGCCTACCGCTACCTGCCGAGCAGCGTGGTCAGCGAGGTCGGCGGTGACTGGTTCGACGTGGTGCCGCTCTCCTGCGGGCGGGTCGCGCTGGTGGTCGGCGACGTGATGGGCCACGGCATCCGGGCCGCCGCCACCATGGGCCAGCTGCGCACCGTCGCCCGCACCCTGGCCACCCTGGACATGCCGCCGGCCCAGGTGCTGGCCCGGCTGGACGAGACCGCCAACGGGATCGGCGAGGGCCAGTTCGCCACCTGCGTCTGCGCGGTCTACGACCCGGTGGACCGCAGCTGCACGGTGGCCAGCGCCGGGCACCTGCCGCCGGTGGTGATGGGCCCCTCGGGCGAGGCCCGGGTGCTGGAGACCCCGCCCGGGGTGCCGCTCGGGGTCGGCGGCGCAGTCTTCGAGAACACCGAGTTCGGCCTGCCCGAGGGCGGCATCCTGGCCCTCTACACCGACGGCCTGGTGGAACGCCGAGGCGCCGACATCGACGAGGGCATCGACCAGCTGTGCGCCACCCTGGCCGCGCGCGGCCGCACGCTGGAGGCGCACAGCGACGCGGTCATCTCCGCCCTGGTCCGCGACGGCAGCGAGGACGACGTAGCGATGATCATGGCCCGGGCGCTGCCGGTGCCCCGGGACCGGATCGCCACCCTGCCGCTGACCGGCGAGGGCCCGATCCCGGCCGCGGCCCGCCGGTTCACCCGTGGCGCGCTGACGGCCTGGGGCCTGACCCCGCTGGCCGACTTCGCCGAGCTGCTGGTCAGCGAGCTGGTCACCAACGCCCTGGTGCACGGCGGCGAGCCGCTGCGGCTGCGGCTCTTCCGGGACCGCACGCTCACCCTGGAGGTCGGCGACACCGGGCGCCAGCAGCCCCGGCTGCGCCCGGCCGGCTCGGAGGACGAGGGCGGGCGGGGGATGTACCTGGTGAACGAGCTGGCCCACCGCTGGGGCAGCCGGCCGACCAAGGACGGCAAGGTGGTCTGGGCGGAGCTGGAGCTGCCGCTCGGCAGCTGA
- a CDS encoding SDR family oxidoreductase — protein MSRPVTLVTGGSRGIGAALCLRLAADGHDLAIGYRQDEEAAEKVAAQARAAGATAVALRLDTAVEADVERFFDQAAEQLGPATGLVNNAAITSLSGPLADLRTDDLRRVVDVNLVGYLLCARRAARDFGAGGAIVNVSSAAATLGSPGEYVHYAATKAAVDALTIGLAKELGPAGVRVNAVAPGTTDTEFHALGGEPGRAARVAPAVPLRRPGRPEEIAAAIAWLLSPDASYTTGAILRVAGGL, from the coding sequence ATGTCACGACCCGTCACCCTGGTCACCGGCGGCAGCCGCGGTATCGGCGCGGCCCTCTGCCTGCGCCTCGCCGCCGACGGCCACGACCTCGCGATCGGCTACCGGCAGGACGAGGAGGCTGCCGAGAAGGTCGCCGCACAGGCCCGCGCCGCCGGGGCCACGGCCGTCGCGCTGCGCCTGGACACCGCCGTCGAGGCCGATGTCGAGCGGTTCTTCGACCAGGCAGCCGAGCAGCTCGGCCCGGCCACCGGACTGGTCAACAATGCCGCCATCACCAGCCTGAGCGGCCCGCTCGCCGACCTGCGCACCGACGACCTGCGCCGAGTGGTGGACGTCAACCTGGTCGGCTACCTGCTGTGCGCCCGCCGCGCCGCCCGGGACTTCGGCGCCGGCGGGGCCATAGTGAACGTCTCCTCGGCCGCCGCCACCCTCGGCAGCCCCGGCGAGTACGTGCACTACGCCGCCACCAAGGCCGCCGTCGACGCGCTCACCATCGGGCTCGCCAAGGAACTCGGCCCCGCCGGCGTCCGGGTCAACGCCGTGGCCCCCGGCACCACCGACACCGAGTTCCACGCACTCGGCGGCGAACCCGGCCGGGCCGCCCGGGTCGCGCCCGCCGTGCCGCTGCGCCGGCCCGGCCGCCCCGAGGAGATCGCCGCCGCCATCGCCTGGCTGCTCTCCCCGGACGCCTCCTACACCACGGGCGCGATCCTGCGTGTGGCGGGCGGGCTCTGA
- a CDS encoding TOBE domain-containing protein, protein MGQPGRSVNNYRIGEAAAMLGVSADTMRRWVDAGRVAAERDEQGHRIIPGEPLAAFARELARPGTAEAEGRPPSSARNRFPGIVTQVVLGDVAAQVEIQAGPFRVVSLISRDSAEELELVPGAPATAVIKSTNVMIERT, encoded by the coding sequence ATGGGCCAACCGGGCCGGTCGGTCAACAACTACCGCATCGGTGAGGCCGCAGCGATGCTCGGGGTGAGTGCGGACACCATGCGCCGCTGGGTCGACGCCGGCCGGGTCGCCGCCGAGCGGGACGAGCAGGGGCACCGCATCATCCCGGGGGAGCCGCTGGCGGCCTTCGCCCGGGAGCTGGCCAGGCCCGGCACCGCCGAGGCGGAGGGCCGTCCGCCGTCCTCCGCGCGCAACCGGTTCCCGGGGATCGTCACGCAGGTGGTGCTCGGCGATGTGGCGGCGCAGGTGGAGATCCAGGCGGGCCCGTTCCGGGTGGTCTCACTGATCAGCCGGGACTCGGCCGAGGAGCTGGAGCTGGTCCCGGGGGCACCCGCGACTGCGGTCATCAAGTCGACCAATGTGATGATCGAACGCACCTGA
- a CDS encoding TetR/AcrR family transcriptional regulator, with protein MSTAARTPQQDRSRATRQRLLEAAVDCLAELGWNGSTVTVVAERAGVTRGAAQHHFPTREDLFTAAVEHVAAERLAALRADTGELPPLGPARTEAVVELIIRLYTGPLFRAALHLWVAAATEEPLRARIIALENRVGRESHRAALEFLGLDEGTPGVRETVQATLDLARGLGLANLLTDDTQRRSGVVRQWSAMLQAAVDGAAAVPVEQN; from the coding sequence ATGAGCACCGCCGCCCGCACCCCCCAGCAGGACCGCAGCCGCGCCACCCGCCAGCGGCTCCTGGAGGCCGCCGTCGACTGCCTGGCCGAGCTCGGCTGGAACGGCAGCACGGTCACCGTGGTGGCCGAACGCGCCGGTGTCACCCGCGGTGCCGCCCAGCACCACTTCCCGACCCGGGAGGACCTCTTCACCGCCGCCGTCGAACACGTGGCGGCCGAGCGGCTGGCCGCCCTGCGCGCCGACACCGGGGAGCTGCCGCCGCTCGGTCCGGCCCGCACCGAGGCGGTGGTGGAGTTGATCATCCGCCTCTACACCGGCCCGCTGTTCCGGGCCGCCCTGCACCTGTGGGTGGCCGCCGCCACCGAGGAGCCGCTGCGGGCCCGGATCATCGCCCTGGAGAACCGGGTCGGCCGCGAGTCCCACCGGGCCGCCCTGGAGTTCCTCGGCCTCGACGAGGGCACCCCGGGCGTCCGCGAGACCGTGCAGGCCACCCTCGACCTGGCCCGCGGCCTGGGCCTGGCCAACCTGCTCACCGACGACACCCAGCGCCGGTCCGGGGTGGTCAGGCAGTGGTCGGCGATGCTCCAGGCAGCCGTGGACGGCGCGGCCGCCGTACCGGTGGAGCAGAACTGA
- a CDS encoding AMP-binding protein produces MAFRSEFPDVPLVELPLHEAVLGGASRFGEAPALIDGVTGESLSYAQLADAVERVAAGLAAAGVAAGDVVALHSPNSIAYPVAVYAVSRAGAVLTTVSSLATPGELADQLRDSRAQWIITAEVLLPVSLAATADGGPKVREVLLLDLAAGAPGAGHRTLGDLPATTPAPVPAIAPATDLAALPYSSGTTGLPKGVMLTHQSIATNLSQVDAVRPVRPGERMLAVLPYFHIYGLTMLMHRPLRAGGTVIVLPRFDLEQFLTVIQQYQVEGLLVAPPVVLALAKHPMVDRFDLSSLRYVLSAAAPLDAELAAVAAARLKLPAIQQGYGMTELSPASHVDLLDDPNRAPGGVGKLIAGTELRVISTDGLETDAGVGVSGEILIRGPQVMKGYLGRPTDTSAMIDADGWLHTGDIGYQDENGYLHVIDRVKELIKYKGYQVAPAELEALLLTHPQIVDAAVVGVTDAEGTERPKAFVVRAAGSSLTETEVIAYVADRVAPYKKVRFVDFLSAVPKSASGKILRRELRGR; encoded by the coding sequence ATGGCTTTTCGCAGCGAGTTCCCCGATGTCCCCCTGGTCGAACTGCCACTCCATGAGGCGGTACTGGGCGGCGCCAGCCGGTTCGGTGAGGCACCCGCGCTGATCGACGGCGTCACCGGTGAGAGCCTGAGCTACGCCCAACTGGCCGACGCCGTCGAGCGGGTGGCCGCCGGACTGGCCGCGGCCGGGGTGGCGGCGGGGGACGTCGTGGCGCTGCACAGCCCCAACTCGATCGCCTACCCGGTCGCGGTCTACGCCGTCAGCCGGGCCGGCGCCGTGCTCACCACCGTCTCCTCACTCGCCACCCCGGGCGAGTTGGCCGACCAGCTGCGGGACAGCCGCGCCCAGTGGATCATCACGGCCGAGGTGCTGCTGCCGGTCTCACTGGCCGCCACCGCAGACGGCGGCCCGAAGGTGCGCGAGGTCCTCCTGCTCGACCTGGCCGCCGGCGCACCCGGGGCCGGCCACCGCACCCTCGGCGACCTGCCCGCCACCACCCCGGCCCCGGTGCCGGCCATCGCCCCGGCCACCGACCTGGCCGCGCTGCCCTACTCCAGCGGCACCACCGGCCTGCCCAAGGGGGTGATGCTCACTCACCAGTCGATCGCCACCAACCTGAGCCAGGTGGACGCAGTGCGCCCGGTCCGCCCCGGCGAGCGGATGCTCGCCGTCCTGCCGTACTTCCACATCTACGGCCTGACGATGCTGATGCACCGCCCGCTGCGGGCCGGCGGCACCGTGATCGTGCTGCCCCGGTTCGACTTGGAGCAGTTCCTGACCGTGATCCAGCAGTACCAGGTGGAGGGCCTACTGGTGGCGCCGCCGGTGGTGCTGGCGCTGGCCAAGCACCCGATGGTGGACCGGTTCGACCTCTCCTCGCTGCGCTACGTGCTCAGCGCCGCCGCCCCGCTGGACGCCGAGCTGGCCGCCGTCGCCGCGGCCCGGCTGAAGCTCCCGGCCATCCAGCAGGGCTACGGCATGACCGAGCTGTCACCCGCCAGCCATGTCGACCTGCTCGACGACCCGAACCGGGCGCCCGGCGGGGTCGGCAAGCTGATCGCCGGCACCGAGCTGCGGGTGATCAGCACCGACGGCCTGGAGACCGACGCCGGCGTCGGGGTGTCCGGCGAGATCCTGATCCGCGGACCGCAGGTGATGAAGGGTTACCTCGGCCGCCCCACCGACACCTCCGCGATGATCGACGCGGACGGCTGGCTGCACACCGGCGACATCGGCTACCAGGACGAGAACGGCTATCTGCATGTCATCGATCGGGTGAAGGAGCTGATCAAGTACAAGGGCTACCAGGTCGCCCCGGCCGAGCTTGAGGCCCTGCTGCTGACCCACCCGCAGATCGTGGACGCCGCCGTGGTCGGCGTCACCGACGCGGAGGGCACCGAGCGCCCCAAGGCCTTCGTGGTGCGGGCGGCGGGCAGCAGCCTCACCGAGACGGAGGTGATCGCCTACGTGGCCGACCGGGTCGCCCCGTACAAGAAGGTCCGTTTCGTCGACTTCCTGAGCGCGGTGCCCAAGTCCGCCAGTGGCAAGATCCTCCGCCGTGAGCTGCGTGGGCGCTAG
- a CDS encoding glycerophosphodiester phosphodiesterase, whose translation MTDALSRVDQPVRPLAVAHRGDPYRHRENTLPSLASALAAGADAVEVDVQLTRDRVPVLLHDPTLKRLWGLDRPVSALTSAQLAAQEFEGGQRVPTLAEALGLLAGTPTAQLLIDLDEPGPAKATWAAVTELGAESRVAFCGPVAAMFAVRELAPEVPIALTWKRPELPVPAMLADLRPRHLNPPFGLVTEELVARATDAGLLVSTWTVDLRRTMRRMRALGVASLTTNRIAVLRAELDARPGRRG comes from the coding sequence ATGACTGATGCCCTGTCACGTGTCGACCAGCCCGTCCGGCCGCTCGCCGTCGCCCACCGCGGCGACCCGTACCGCCACCGGGAGAACACCCTGCCGTCGCTGGCCTCCGCGCTGGCCGCGGGCGCGGACGCCGTCGAGGTGGACGTGCAACTCACCCGCGACCGGGTCCCGGTACTGCTGCACGACCCCACCCTCAAGCGGCTCTGGGGCCTGGACCGGCCGGTCTCCGCGCTGACCAGCGCCCAACTGGCCGCCCAGGAGTTCGAGGGCGGCCAGCGGGTGCCGACCCTGGCCGAGGCGCTCGGCCTGCTGGCCGGGACGCCGACCGCCCAGCTGCTGATCGACCTGGACGAGCCCGGGCCGGCCAAGGCGACCTGGGCGGCGGTCACCGAGCTGGGCGCCGAGTCGCGGGTGGCCTTCTGCGGGCCGGTGGCCGCCATGTTCGCGGTGCGGGAGCTGGCCCCCGAGGTGCCGATAGCGCTCACCTGGAAGCGGCCCGAGCTCCCGGTGCCCGCCATGCTGGCCGACCTGCGCCCGCGCCACCTCAACCCGCCCTTCGGCCTGGTGACCGAGGAGTTGGTGGCGCGGGCGACCGACGCCGGGCTGCTGGTCAGCACCTGGACGGTCGACCTGCGCCGCACCATGCGCCGGATGCGCGCCCTCGGCGTGGCCTCGCTCACCACCAACCGGATCGCCGTGCTGCGCGCCGAGCTCGACGCCCGCCCCGGGCGGCGCGGGTGA
- a CDS encoding ROK family transcriptional regulator, producing the protein MTTARTATPSTARAINDRLALDLLLTHGSLTATELRTLTGLSRPTVADLLERLQHGGLVGIVGERGEQRRGPNARVYGLRADRAHLAGVDVRTVGVTLTVADLTGRTLATAALPVDPAGPPPGFARQVLRTLLDTARQAGARELHTVAVGAPGLVDPATGQLRSTSQLPQWHAELVDELRAGLTGEVILENEVNLAGIAEHRLGAATDRDTFVLFWLGHGTGAAVVLDGRLRRGSSGGTGEIGFLPVPGTGGLPDRSTCDGGFHSLAGSAAVCGLARRHGLPVPGGGADDAPAAEAAMLAALAAGPAGEPFLDELAERVAIGAAAVCVILDPGCVVLGGETGRAGGAALAGRVAARLAVLSPFRTEVRAGTAGGGAILSGAVLTACDAVQRDLFGGL; encoded by the coding sequence ATGACCACCGCGCGCACGGCCACCCCGAGCACCGCCCGTGCGATCAACGACCGGCTGGCCCTGGACCTGCTCCTGACCCATGGGTCACTCACCGCCACCGAGTTGCGCACGCTCACCGGTCTCTCCCGGCCCACCGTCGCCGATCTACTGGAACGCCTGCAACACGGCGGCCTGGTCGGCATCGTCGGCGAGCGCGGCGAGCAGCGCCGCGGACCCAATGCCCGGGTCTACGGCCTGCGCGCCGACCGGGCCCACCTGGCCGGCGTCGACGTCCGCACGGTCGGCGTCACCCTCACCGTCGCGGACCTCACCGGCCGCACCCTCGCCACCGCCGCGCTCCCGGTCGACCCCGCGGGACCGCCGCCCGGCTTCGCCCGGCAGGTGCTGCGGACCCTGCTCGACACCGCCCGGCAGGCCGGCGCCCGCGAGCTGCACACCGTGGCCGTCGGCGCCCCCGGCCTGGTCGACCCGGCCACCGGGCAGCTCCGCTCCACCAGCCAACTCCCGCAGTGGCACGCCGAGTTGGTCGACGAGCTGCGCGCCGGCCTGACCGGCGAGGTGATCCTGGAGAACGAGGTCAACCTGGCCGGCATCGCCGAACACCGCCTCGGCGCCGCCACCGACCGGGACACCTTCGTGCTGTTCTGGCTCGGACACGGCACCGGCGCCGCCGTGGTCCTCGACGGCAGGCTGCGCCGCGGCTCCTCCGGGGGCACCGGCGAGATCGGGTTCCTCCCGGTGCCCGGCACCGGCGGCCTGCCCGACCGCTCCACCTGCGACGGCGGCTTCCACAGCCTGGCCGGCAGCGCGGCGGTGTGCGGGCTGGCCCGCCGCCACGGCCTGCCCGTCCCGGGCGGCGGTGCGGACGACGCGCCCGCCGCCGAGGCCGCGATGCTGGCCGCGCTGGCGGCCGGCCCCGCCGGGGAGCCGTTCCTGGACGAGCTGGCCGAGCGGGTGGCGATCGGCGCGGCGGCGGTGTGCGTGATCCTCGATCCGGGGTGCGTGGTGCTCGGCGGCGAAACCGGGCGGGCCGGCGGCGCGGCGCTCGCGGGCCGGGTGGCCGCCCGGCTGGCCGTGCTCTCCCCGTTCCGCACCGAGGTCCGCGCGGGCACGGCAGGCGGCGGCGCGATTCTCAGCGGCGCCGTGCTGACGGCCTGCGACGCCGTGCAGCGCGATCTCTTCGGCGGGCTCTGA
- a CDS encoding cell division protein SepF, with protein MGALRDEHHNGWLMPSGSYPAAVYEDDWGTADTIPALPNPARIVSVKPTGFESARTVGEHVRSGTPVVMDVTEMDDAEAKRMVDFASGLVFGTQGGIERIARRVFLLTPPEVEVMVIDRPLDESGFYNQS; from the coding sequence ATGGGAGCACTTCGCGACGAGCACCACAACGGGTGGCTGATGCCGTCCGGTAGCTACCCGGCTGCGGTGTACGAGGACGACTGGGGCACCGCCGACACCATTCCGGCGCTGCCCAACCCGGCGCGGATCGTCTCCGTGAAGCCGACCGGGTTCGAGTCGGCCCGCACCGTCGGTGAGCACGTTCGGTCCGGCACCCCCGTGGTGATGGACGTGACCGAGATGGACGACGCCGAGGCCAAGCGGATGGTCGACTTCGCCTCCGGGCTGGTCTTCGGCACCCAGGGCGGGATCGAGCGGATCGCCCGCCGGGTCTTCCTGCTCACCCCGCCGGAGGTCGAGGTGATGGTGATCGACCGGCCGCTGGACGAGAGCGGGTTCTACAACCAGAGCTGA
- a CDS encoding TVP38/TMEM64 family protein: MPDSAPPSRLLRSRWTRPVLLVLILAAAAGSAAFWDPRTVIGAVPTLWRAPAFVLLFALGTLAFLPKPALSVAAGVLFGARWGAPVAVLGTTLGAAIAFGLGRGLGQRALRPLLRGRALGALDRQLTEQGFRTVLVLRLVPGVPFQAVNLGAAVCGVRLGPYLAGTALGVLPATAAYAVAGASAGTPGSPAFLLSTAVILVLGALSLAVLWRDRRSRRRAAAA, translated from the coding sequence GTGCCTGATTCCGCCCCGCCGAGCCGTCTGCTCCGCTCCCGCTGGACCCGGCCCGTGCTGCTGGTGCTGATCCTGGCAGCCGCGGCCGGGTCGGCGGCGTTCTGGGATCCGCGCACGGTGATCGGCGCGGTGCCCACGCTCTGGCGGGCCCCGGCCTTCGTGCTGCTGTTCGCGCTCGGCACGCTGGCGTTCCTGCCCAAGCCCGCGCTCAGCGTGGCGGCCGGAGTGCTGTTCGGGGCCCGCTGGGGTGCGCCGGTGGCGGTGCTGGGCACCACGCTGGGAGCGGCGATCGCCTTCGGGCTGGGGCGCGGCCTGGGACAGCGGGCGCTGCGCCCGCTGCTGCGCGGCCGGGCACTGGGCGCGCTGGACCGGCAGCTCACCGAGCAGGGGTTCCGCACCGTGCTGGTGCTGCGGCTGGTGCCGGGGGTGCCGTTCCAGGCGGTCAACCTGGGCGCGGCGGTGTGCGGGGTGCGGCTCGGCCCGTACCTGGCGGGGACGGCGCTCGGGGTGCTGCCCGCCACCGCCGCCTACGCGGTGGCGGGTGCCTCGGCGGGGACGCCCGGTTCGCCGGCCTTCCTGCTGTCGACGGCGGTGATCCTGGTGCTGGGCGCGCTCAGCCTGGCCGTCCTCTGGCGCGACCGGCGCAGCCGCCGCCGGGCCGCTGCGGCCTGA
- a CDS encoding DinB family protein: MTESSSMERLDPPNAADEAGMLAAWLDFHRKTLAVKCAGLTAEQLRKRSVAPSSLTLLGLLRHLAEVEHYWYQVVLLGGDDISLYCEADRDGDFNDVDTADPDEAFATWRRQIELAEQAVAGLPLDTVGRKQRRNGDVTLRWIQVHMIEEYARHNGHADLLREAVDGVTGE, from the coding sequence ATGACCGAGAGCAGCAGCATGGAGCGCCTGGATCCCCCGAACGCCGCCGACGAGGCTGGGATGCTCGCCGCCTGGCTGGACTTCCACCGCAAGACCCTGGCCGTCAAGTGCGCCGGTCTGACGGCGGAACAGCTGAGGAAGCGTTCGGTGGCGCCGTCCTCGTTGACCCTGCTCGGTCTGCTGCGGCACCTCGCAGAGGTGGAGCACTACTGGTACCAGGTGGTGCTGCTCGGTGGGGACGACATCTCGCTGTACTGCGAGGCGGACCGGGACGGCGACTTCAACGACGTGGACACCGCCGATCCCGACGAGGCCTTCGCCACCTGGCGGCGGCAGATCGAGCTGGCGGAGCAGGCGGTGGCCGGGCTCCCGCTGGACACGGTGGGCCGGAAGCAGCGCCGCAACGGGGATGTGACGTTGCGCTGGATCCAGGTGCACATGATCGAGGAGTACGCCCGCCACAACGGGCACGCGGACCTGCTGCGGGAGGCGGTGGACGGCGTCACCGGGGAGTGA